From one Spiroplasma endosymbiont of Panorpa germanica genomic stretch:
- a CDS encoding ribosomal-processing cysteine protease Prp, whose translation MIKVLIKKNNQNYENISIKGHAQADQFGKDLVCAGVSAIINGSLNGLDQLFQSETNLEVLDNEVIIKINNLSNKDIQLICEFMILQLKTIEFQYPKNITLKEVD comes from the coding sequence ATGATTAAAGTTTTAATCAAAAAAAACAACCAAAATTACGAGAACATTTCCATTAAGGGTCACGCGCAAGCAGATCAATTTGGAAAAGACTTAGTATGCGCTGGGGTATCAGCTATTATAAACGGTTCCTTGAACGGTTTAGACCAACTGTTTCAAAGCGAGACTAATTTAGAAGTTTTAGATAATGAGGTTATTATTAAAATTAATAATTTATCAAACAAGGATATTCAATTGATTTGTGAGTTTATGATTTTACAATTAAAAACAATTGAATTTCAATATCCAAAAAATATTACTTTAAAGGAGGTCGATTAA
- the rplU gene encoding 50S ribosomal protein L21 has translation MFAILKTGGKQIKVQPGDEIFIEKILGEEGSVFTFNEILMIDGQVGTPYLNGATVKGTIIKQGKEKKLRVVRYHPKKNVNKVYGHRQPFTKVKIDSIQAKGSSKAASPSNDEAA, from the coding sequence ATGTTTGCAATTTTAAAAACAGGGGGAAAACAAATTAAAGTTCAACCCGGTGATGAAATTTTTATTGAAAAAATCTTAGGAGAAGAAGGTTCTGTTTTCACATTTAATGAAATCCTAATGATCGATGGTCAAGTAGGAACACCTTATTTAAATGGAGCTACTGTAAAAGGGACAATTATCAAACAAGGTAAAGAGAAAAAATTACGTGTTGTTAGATACCACCCGAAAAAGAATGTAAATAAAGTTTACGGGCACCGCCAACCTTTTACAAAAGTTAAAATTGATTCTATTCAAGCCAAAGGTTCTTCAAAAGCTGCTAGTCCATCAAATGATGAGGCTGCATAA
- the nagB gene encoding glucosamine-6-phosphate deaminase: MKVIKVLNNKEVGKMTAEFILENIHSNPNIVLGLATGSTPESTYEYLIEDFKKNKTDWSKVKTFNLDEYVGLEPTHKKSYRYFMDEKLFTKVNINIKNTHVPNGINNKSPEAYDKLIAENGGIDLQLLGIGTNGHIGFNEPGTSFDSMTSIVDLAQETIDVNSRFFASIDEVPKQAISMGLNSIMSAKKIVLIAIGKNKAEAIKQLVNGNISINWPCTVLKNHKDVTVIVDEEAASLI; the protein is encoded by the coding sequence ATGAAAGTAATTAAAGTTTTAAACAACAAAGAAGTGGGAAAAATGACAGCTGAATTCATTTTAGAAAACATCCACTCAAATCCAAATATAGTTTTGGGATTAGCAACAGGAAGTACTCCAGAGTCAACTTATGAGTATTTAATTGAAGATTTTAAAAAAAATAAGACAGACTGATCAAAGGTGAAAACTTTCAACCTAGATGAATATGTAGGTTTAGAGCCAACACATAAAAAATCATATCGTTATTTTATGGACGAAAAATTGTTCACAAAAGTGAATATTAACATTAAAAATACACACGTTCCAAACGGGATAAACAACAAAAGCCCAGAAGCATATGATAAATTAATTGCTGAAAATGGAGGAATTGATTTACAATTACTAGGAATTGGAACTAATGGCCACATCGGTTTTAATGAACCAGGGACAAGTTTTGATTCAATGACTTCAATTGTAGACTTAGCTCAAGAAACAATTGATGTTAATTCAAGATTTTTTGCCTCAATTGATGAAGTGCCAAAACAAGCAATTTCAATGGGTCTAAATTCAATAATGAGCGCTAAAAAAATCGTTTTAATTGCAATTGGAAAAAATAAAGCTGAAGCCATAAAACAGCTGGTAAACGGAAATATATCAATTAATTGACCTTGTACAGTACTAAAAAATCACAAAGATGTAACTGTTATTGTGGATGAAGAAGCTGCTAGTTTAATATAA
- the rsmI gene encoding 16S rRNA (cytidine(1402)-2'-O)-methyltransferase, whose amino-acid sequence MKIQKTFKNKKPTIFLVGTPIGNLEDVSFRAIRTLKSVDEIYCEDTRTSSIFLNHYEIKKSLFSFHKFNESSRLDKIKDSINQNKNIAIISDAGVPLICDPGAHLLSRLFEEDIFDDFNLAPVNVGPAYIHSLIVSGFVGIKNVFLGFWDQKQSNQELIIKGFEENTAYTFYESVHRIKSTLLFLSQNIGPQSKIVIAREITKINEEFVWLIGSEINEYLNQNLLIEKGEFVVTIIPQISDNNDSMSDEEQIQKVILEKNNGLNTKSAIIKVAKDFGLNKNKLYDLFHKK is encoded by the coding sequence ATGAAAATACAGAAGACTTTTAAGAACAAAAAACCAACAATATTTTTGGTAGGAACTCCGATTGGAAACCTAGAAGATGTAAGTTTTAGAGCGATTCGAACTCTAAAATCAGTGGATGAAATTTATTGTGAAGATACCCGAACAAGTAGTATTTTTTTGAATCACTATGAAATCAAAAAGTCGCTTTTCTCATTTCATAAATTTAACGAATCAAGTCGTTTGGATAAAATTAAAGACTCTATTAATCAAAATAAAAATATAGCAATTATTTCAGATGCTGGGGTACCTTTGATTTGTGATCCAGGTGCTCACTTACTTTCACGTCTTTTTGAAGAAGACATATTTGATGATTTTAATTTAGCACCAGTTAATGTTGGACCTGCATATATTCATTCTCTGATTGTCTCGGGGTTTGTTGGTATCAAAAATGTCTTTTTGGGATTTTGGGATCAAAAACAAAGTAATCAGGAATTGATAATCAAAGGCTTTGAAGAAAATACAGCATACACTTTTTATGAGTCGGTTCATAGAATAAAGTCAACCTTATTATTTCTATCTCAAAATATTGGCCCACAATCCAAAATTGTTATTGCTCGTGAAATTACCAAAATAAATGAGGAATTTGTTTGATTGATTGGGAGCGAAATTAATGAGTACTTAAATCAGAATCTCTTGATTGAAAAGGGGGAATTTGTTGTGACTATAATTCCTCAAATTAGTGATAATAATGATTCAATGAGTGATGAAGAGCAAATTCAAAAGGTAATTCTTGAAAAGAATAATGGTTTAAATACCAAATCAGCTATTATCAAAGTTGCTAAGGATTTTGGTCTAAATAAAAATAAATTATACGACTTATTTCATAAAAAATAG